One part of the Solanum dulcamara chromosome 8, daSolDulc1.2, whole genome shotgun sequence genome encodes these proteins:
- the LOC129901295 gene encoding uncharacterized protein LOC129901295, producing the protein MSTEKSPLEQTSPAVASSCRKKKSESATFLEDVKDHIDEFIHASMDEHKSCFKKTINKMFGMSKIVAERNAEAKEVESSLPLQTVVSE; encoded by the exons ATGTCAACTGAGAAGAGTCCGCTTGAGCAAACATCACCTGCTGTTGCATCATCATGCCGAAAAAAGAAGTCTGAAAGTGCCACATTTTTGGAGGATGTGAAGGATCATATTGATGAGTTTATACATGCCTCAATGGATGAACACAAATCATGCTTTAAGAAGACCATCAATAAG ATGTTTGGGATGTCTAAAATTGTTGCTGAAAGAAATGCTGAAGCAAAGGAGGTTGAGAGCTCACTTCCTCTCCAAACTGTTGTATCTGAGTAA
- the LOC129898577 gene encoding trafficking protein particle complex II-specific subunit 120 homolog isoform X2 yields MEPDVSIETSCMIRVAVLPIGSIAIPLFRDYTSMLVRHYTVSLSSISSFYTEHQKSPFAHQPWDSGSLRFKYMVGGSPASPWEDFQSNRKIFAVIGICHCPSSPDLHSVMDQFVTACKSYSSSVVQRCFAFCPGDSQLEDESFKGSNLILFPPADRQTQEFHLQTMMQDIAASLLMKFEKSVLQAESGGTILKTPLDSQASLSSEEVIKAKKRRLGRAQKTIGDYCLLAGSPVDANAHYSTSLELARLTGDFFWYAGAMEGSVCALLIDQMGQRDQVLDDEVKYRYNSVILHYRKSFIQDNAQRVSPLSFELEATLKLARYLCRKELAKEVVDLLTTAADGAKSLIDASDRLILYIEIARLFGTLGYHRKAAFFSRQVAQLYLQQENRLAAISSMQVLAMTTQAYRVQSRASTDHTLYQESGQNHADGGKAHHNWIVSLFESQWSSIQMVVLREILLSAVRGGDPLTAWSAAARLLRSYYPLITPAGQNGLASALANASERLPSGIRCADPALPFIRLHSFPLHSSQQDIVKRNHGRDDWWAGSAPSGPFIYTPFSKGEPSQSSKQELIWVVGEAVQVFVELANPCGFDLKVDSIYLSVNSGNFDAFPISVSLPPNSSKVIALSGIPTEVGSLKIPGCIVHCFGVITEHYFKDVDNLLVGAAQGLVLSDPFRCCGSPKLKNVVVPNISVVPPLPLLISRVVGSDGAIILYEGEIREVQISVANAGTVPIEQAHISLSGKNQDSIQSIVYETLKSSLPLKPGAEVRIPVTLKAWQLGFLDPDAAPSKNISGSTGRQVKDGCSPVLLIHYAGPLAYAGDASTNGSIPPGRRLVVPLNICVSQGLYLMKARLLSMEIPAHVGEDHSKVQVETSSAEGSPRTDRFMKIDPYRGSWGLRFLELELSNPTDVVFEIGVSVNMEDSNNEENPEYDYPKTRIDRDYTARVLIPLEHFKLPVLDGTFLVKESQMNGTASRRSSFSEKSSKAELNASIKNLISKIKVRWQSGRNNSGELNIKDAIQAALQSSMMDVLLPDPLTFGFRCGNNTSQDFADLNFNEESDIQGTRKGSVRAHDTTPVEVLVRNNTKEMIRVSLSITCRDIAGENCIEGDKATVLWAGVLNGVTMEVPPLKEYRHSFSLYFLVPGEYTLLAAAVIDDANEMLRARARANSCDESIFCRGPPFHIRVNGTM; encoded by the exons ATGGAACCCGACGTGAGCATCGAAACAAGCTGTATGATCCGAGTAGCAGTTCTGCCAATTGGATCTATTGCAATCCCTTTATTCCGCGATTACACTTCTATGCTAGTTCGTCACTACACAGTATCATTGTCTTCCATCAGTTCATTCTACACAGAACATCAAAAATCTCCTTTCGCTCATCAACCTTGGGATTCCGGTAGCCTCCGGTTCAAATACATGGTCGGTGGTTCACCGGCTAGTCCTTGGGAAGATTTCCAATCCAATCGGAAAATATTTGCCGTTATAGGCATTTGTCATTGTCCTTCTTCCCCTGATCTACATTCTGTCATGGATCAGTTTGTGACCGCTTGTAAGAGTTACTCTTCTTCAGTTGTTCAGCGTTGCTTCGCTTTTTGCCCCGGTGACTCTCAG CTAGAGGATGAAAGCTTCAAAGGGAGCAACTTAATTTTGTTTCCCCCAGCTGATCGCCAAACCCAGGAATTCCACTTGCAAACTATGATGCAAGATATTGCTGCCTCGCTGTTGATGAAATTTGAGAAATCAGTTCTTCAAGCAGAGTCCGGTGGAACTATTCTCAAGACGCCTTTAGATTCCCAAGCGAGTCTTAGCTCAGAGGAG GTCATCAAGGCTAAAAAACGAAGATTGGGTCGTGCACAAAAAACTATTGGGGATTACTGTCTGTTGGCAGGGTCACCTGTTGATGCTAATGCCCATTATTCAACTTCATTGGAGCTTGCTAGATTGACTGGAGACTTCTTTTGGTATGCTGGGGCAATGGAAGGCAGTGTTTGTGCACTGTTG ATAGATCAAATGGGTCAGAGGGATCAAGTTCTAGATGATGAGGTCAAATACCGTTACAATAGTGTCATTTTGCATTACAGAAAGTCATTTATTCAAGACAATGCTCAAAG AGTTTCTCCTCTAAGTTTCGAGCTTGAGGCTACTCTCAAATTAGCACGATACCTTTGCAG GAAGGAGTTGGCCAAGGAAGTGGTTGATTTGTTGACTACGGCTGCTGATGGAGCAAAATCTTTGATTGATGCTAGTGACAGATTGATATTATACATTGAAATAGCTCGCCTCTTTGGGACTCTTGGTTATCACCGAAAGGCTGCTTTTTTCTCAAGGCAGGTGGCTCAGCTATACTTGCAACAAGAGAATCGATTGGCTGCTATCAGTTCAATGCAAGTACTGGCAATGACCACACAAGCTTATCGTGTTCAAAGTAGAGCCTCTACTGACCATACTCTATATCAG GAAAGTGGACAAAATCATGCCGATGGTGGAAAAGCGCATCACAATTGGATAGTATCACTATTTGAATCTCAATGGAGTAGCATTCAAATGGTTGTTCTGAGGGAAATACTTCTATCAGCTGTTCGTGGTGGAGATCCTCTTACTGCATGGAGTGCAGCAGCACGTCTTCTTAGGTCCTATTATCCTCTTATTACACCTGCTGGGCAAAATGGTCTTGCAAGTGCTCTTGCAAACGCATCTGAGAGACTTCCCTCAGGAATTCGCTGTGCTGATCCTGCATTGCCTTTTATAAG GTTGCATTCTTTTCCACTTCATTCCTCCCAACAGGACATAGTAAAACGTAACCATGGGAGAGATGATTGGTGGGCAGGGTCTGCTCCTTCAGGACCCTTTATTTATACACCTTTCAGCAAAGGGGAGCCAAGTCAAAGCAGTAAGCAGGAGCTGATTTGGGTTGTGGGTGAAGCAGTACAAGTGTTTGTTGAGTTGGCAAATCCTTGTGGTTTTGATTTGAAGGTGGATAGTATATATCTATCTGTTAATTCTGGGAATTTTGATGCTTTTCCCATCAGTGTTAGTCTGCCTCCTAATTCCTCTAAAGTGATTGCATTATCTGGAATTCCTACTGAAGTAGGTTCATTAAAAATCCCAGGGTGCATTGTTCATTGTTTTGGTGTTATCACTGAACATTATTTTAAAGACGTGGATAATCTTCTAGTGGGAGCAGCTCAAGGACTTGTGCTGTCTGACCCTTTCCGCTGTTGTGGGTCACCAAAGTTGAAAAATGTTGTGGTTCCAAATATTTCGGTGGTCCCCCCATTGCCATTGCTTATATCACGTGTTGTGGGTAGTGATGGTGCTATAATTTTATATGAAGGAGAGATTCGTGAAGTACAGATAAGTGTGGCCAATGCAGGTACAGTTCCAATAGAGCAAGCCCACATCTCATTATCTGGGAAAAATCAAGACTCAATCCAGTCAATTGTTTATGAAACCTTGAAGTCTTCCCTTCCTTTGAAGCCCGGTGCTGAAGTGAGAATACCTGTCACTTTAAAGGCTTGGCAGCTCGGATTTTTGGATCCGGATGCTGCTCCTAGTAAGAACATATCTGGAAGCACTGGAAGGCAAGTCAAGGATGGATGCAGTCCTGTGCTGCTGATCCACTATGCGG GTCCACTTGCTTATGCTGGAGATGCATCAACAAATGGATCTATTCCTCCTGGTAGGCGCTTGGTCGTTCCCCTTAATATATGTGTTTCTCAGGGATTATATCTTATGAAGGCTCGTTTGTTATCAATGGAGATCCCTGCTCATGTCGGTGAGGATCATTCAAAAGTTCAAGTGGAAACCAGTTCTGCTGAAGGATCCCCTCGTACTGATAGGTTCATGAAAATTGATCCTTACAGAGGCAGTTGGGGCCTGCGTTTCCTCGAGCTTGAGTTATCCAATCCAACTGATGTTGTCTTTGAGATTGGTGTGTCTGTCAATATGGAGGATTCTAACAATGAGGAGAATCCTGAGTATGATTATCCTAAAACTAGGATTGACAGAGATTACACTGCCAGGGTGCTAATACCATTAGAACATTTTAAGTTACCTGTTCTTGATGGTACTTTCCTGGTTAAGGAGTCTCAAATGAATGGGACCGCCAGTAGAAGATCAAGCTTCTCTGAGAAAAGTAGCAAAGCTGAACTTAATGCTTCCATCAAAAATTTAATTTCTAAAATCAAAGTCAGGTGGCAATCTGGCAGAAACAATTCAGGAGAACTAAACATAAAAGACGCAATACAGGCTGCGCTTCAATCATCCATGATGGATGTATTACTACCTGATCCATTGACTTTTGGGTTTAGGTGTGGCAATAATACTTCACAAGATTTTGCTGACCTTAATTTCAATGAAGAATCTGATATTCAGGGTACACGTAAAGGTTCAGTAAGAGCTCATGACACGACACCAGTAGAAGTGCTGGTACGCAATAATACCAAGGAAATGATTAGAGTCAGTCTTAGCATCACATGCAGAGATATAGCTGGGGAGAACTGCATCGAGGGTGATAAAGCGACAGTGCTGTGGGCAG GTGTTCTGAATGGTGTCACCATGGAGGTACCTCCACTGAAGGAATATAGACATTCGTTCTCCTTGTATTTCCTGGTTCCAGGTGAGTACACACTATTAGCTGCTGCTGTGATTGATGATGCTAATGAAATGCTCCGAGCCCGAGCAAGAGCTAATTCATGTGATGAGTCCATATTTTGTCGTGGGCCACCGTTCCATATCCGAGTGAATGGGACTATGTGA
- the LOC129898577 gene encoding trafficking protein particle complex II-specific subunit 120 homolog isoform X1: MEPDVSIETSCMIRVAVLPIGSIAIPLFRDYTSMLVRHYTVSLSSISSFYTEHQKSPFAHQPWDSGSLRFKYMVGGSPASPWEDFQSNRKIFAVIGICHCPSSPDLHSVMDQFVTACKSYSSSVVQRCFAFCPGDSQLEDESFKGSNLILFPPADRQTQEFHLQTMMQDIAASLLMKFEKSVLQAESGGTILKTPLDSQASLSSEEVIKAKKRRLGRAQKTIGDYCLLAGSPVDANAHYSTSLELARLTGDFFWYAGAMEGSVCALLIDQMGQRDQVLDDEVKYRYNSVILHYRKSFIQDNAQRVSPLSFELEATLKLARYLCRYSWKELAKEVVDLLTTAADGAKSLIDASDRLILYIEIARLFGTLGYHRKAAFFSRQVAQLYLQQENRLAAISSMQVLAMTTQAYRVQSRASTDHTLYQESGQNHADGGKAHHNWIVSLFESQWSSIQMVVLREILLSAVRGGDPLTAWSAAARLLRSYYPLITPAGQNGLASALANASERLPSGIRCADPALPFIRLHSFPLHSSQQDIVKRNHGRDDWWAGSAPSGPFIYTPFSKGEPSQSSKQELIWVVGEAVQVFVELANPCGFDLKVDSIYLSVNSGNFDAFPISVSLPPNSSKVIALSGIPTEVGSLKIPGCIVHCFGVITEHYFKDVDNLLVGAAQGLVLSDPFRCCGSPKLKNVVVPNISVVPPLPLLISRVVGSDGAIILYEGEIREVQISVANAGTVPIEQAHISLSGKNQDSIQSIVYETLKSSLPLKPGAEVRIPVTLKAWQLGFLDPDAAPSKNISGSTGRQVKDGCSPVLLIHYAGPLAYAGDASTNGSIPPGRRLVVPLNICVSQGLYLMKARLLSMEIPAHVGEDHSKVQVETSSAEGSPRTDRFMKIDPYRGSWGLRFLELELSNPTDVVFEIGVSVNMEDSNNEENPEYDYPKTRIDRDYTARVLIPLEHFKLPVLDGTFLVKESQMNGTASRRSSFSEKSSKAELNASIKNLISKIKVRWQSGRNNSGELNIKDAIQAALQSSMMDVLLPDPLTFGFRCGNNTSQDFADLNFNEESDIQGTRKGSVRAHDTTPVEVLVRNNTKEMIRVSLSITCRDIAGENCIEGDKATVLWAGVLNGVTMEVPPLKEYRHSFSLYFLVPGEYTLLAAAVIDDANEMLRARARANSCDESIFCRGPPFHIRVNGTM; the protein is encoded by the exons ATGGAACCCGACGTGAGCATCGAAACAAGCTGTATGATCCGAGTAGCAGTTCTGCCAATTGGATCTATTGCAATCCCTTTATTCCGCGATTACACTTCTATGCTAGTTCGTCACTACACAGTATCATTGTCTTCCATCAGTTCATTCTACACAGAACATCAAAAATCTCCTTTCGCTCATCAACCTTGGGATTCCGGTAGCCTCCGGTTCAAATACATGGTCGGTGGTTCACCGGCTAGTCCTTGGGAAGATTTCCAATCCAATCGGAAAATATTTGCCGTTATAGGCATTTGTCATTGTCCTTCTTCCCCTGATCTACATTCTGTCATGGATCAGTTTGTGACCGCTTGTAAGAGTTACTCTTCTTCAGTTGTTCAGCGTTGCTTCGCTTTTTGCCCCGGTGACTCTCAG CTAGAGGATGAAAGCTTCAAAGGGAGCAACTTAATTTTGTTTCCCCCAGCTGATCGCCAAACCCAGGAATTCCACTTGCAAACTATGATGCAAGATATTGCTGCCTCGCTGTTGATGAAATTTGAGAAATCAGTTCTTCAAGCAGAGTCCGGTGGAACTATTCTCAAGACGCCTTTAGATTCCCAAGCGAGTCTTAGCTCAGAGGAG GTCATCAAGGCTAAAAAACGAAGATTGGGTCGTGCACAAAAAACTATTGGGGATTACTGTCTGTTGGCAGGGTCACCTGTTGATGCTAATGCCCATTATTCAACTTCATTGGAGCTTGCTAGATTGACTGGAGACTTCTTTTGGTATGCTGGGGCAATGGAAGGCAGTGTTTGTGCACTGTTG ATAGATCAAATGGGTCAGAGGGATCAAGTTCTAGATGATGAGGTCAAATACCGTTACAATAGTGTCATTTTGCATTACAGAAAGTCATTTATTCAAGACAATGCTCAAAG AGTTTCTCCTCTAAGTTTCGAGCTTGAGGCTACTCTCAAATTAGCACGATACCTTTGCAGGTACTCTTG GAAGGAGTTGGCCAAGGAAGTGGTTGATTTGTTGACTACGGCTGCTGATGGAGCAAAATCTTTGATTGATGCTAGTGACAGATTGATATTATACATTGAAATAGCTCGCCTCTTTGGGACTCTTGGTTATCACCGAAAGGCTGCTTTTTTCTCAAGGCAGGTGGCTCAGCTATACTTGCAACAAGAGAATCGATTGGCTGCTATCAGTTCAATGCAAGTACTGGCAATGACCACACAAGCTTATCGTGTTCAAAGTAGAGCCTCTACTGACCATACTCTATATCAG GAAAGTGGACAAAATCATGCCGATGGTGGAAAAGCGCATCACAATTGGATAGTATCACTATTTGAATCTCAATGGAGTAGCATTCAAATGGTTGTTCTGAGGGAAATACTTCTATCAGCTGTTCGTGGTGGAGATCCTCTTACTGCATGGAGTGCAGCAGCACGTCTTCTTAGGTCCTATTATCCTCTTATTACACCTGCTGGGCAAAATGGTCTTGCAAGTGCTCTTGCAAACGCATCTGAGAGACTTCCCTCAGGAATTCGCTGTGCTGATCCTGCATTGCCTTTTATAAG GTTGCATTCTTTTCCACTTCATTCCTCCCAACAGGACATAGTAAAACGTAACCATGGGAGAGATGATTGGTGGGCAGGGTCTGCTCCTTCAGGACCCTTTATTTATACACCTTTCAGCAAAGGGGAGCCAAGTCAAAGCAGTAAGCAGGAGCTGATTTGGGTTGTGGGTGAAGCAGTACAAGTGTTTGTTGAGTTGGCAAATCCTTGTGGTTTTGATTTGAAGGTGGATAGTATATATCTATCTGTTAATTCTGGGAATTTTGATGCTTTTCCCATCAGTGTTAGTCTGCCTCCTAATTCCTCTAAAGTGATTGCATTATCTGGAATTCCTACTGAAGTAGGTTCATTAAAAATCCCAGGGTGCATTGTTCATTGTTTTGGTGTTATCACTGAACATTATTTTAAAGACGTGGATAATCTTCTAGTGGGAGCAGCTCAAGGACTTGTGCTGTCTGACCCTTTCCGCTGTTGTGGGTCACCAAAGTTGAAAAATGTTGTGGTTCCAAATATTTCGGTGGTCCCCCCATTGCCATTGCTTATATCACGTGTTGTGGGTAGTGATGGTGCTATAATTTTATATGAAGGAGAGATTCGTGAAGTACAGATAAGTGTGGCCAATGCAGGTACAGTTCCAATAGAGCAAGCCCACATCTCATTATCTGGGAAAAATCAAGACTCAATCCAGTCAATTGTTTATGAAACCTTGAAGTCTTCCCTTCCTTTGAAGCCCGGTGCTGAAGTGAGAATACCTGTCACTTTAAAGGCTTGGCAGCTCGGATTTTTGGATCCGGATGCTGCTCCTAGTAAGAACATATCTGGAAGCACTGGAAGGCAAGTCAAGGATGGATGCAGTCCTGTGCTGCTGATCCACTATGCGG GTCCACTTGCTTATGCTGGAGATGCATCAACAAATGGATCTATTCCTCCTGGTAGGCGCTTGGTCGTTCCCCTTAATATATGTGTTTCTCAGGGATTATATCTTATGAAGGCTCGTTTGTTATCAATGGAGATCCCTGCTCATGTCGGTGAGGATCATTCAAAAGTTCAAGTGGAAACCAGTTCTGCTGAAGGATCCCCTCGTACTGATAGGTTCATGAAAATTGATCCTTACAGAGGCAGTTGGGGCCTGCGTTTCCTCGAGCTTGAGTTATCCAATCCAACTGATGTTGTCTTTGAGATTGGTGTGTCTGTCAATATGGAGGATTCTAACAATGAGGAGAATCCTGAGTATGATTATCCTAAAACTAGGATTGACAGAGATTACACTGCCAGGGTGCTAATACCATTAGAACATTTTAAGTTACCTGTTCTTGATGGTACTTTCCTGGTTAAGGAGTCTCAAATGAATGGGACCGCCAGTAGAAGATCAAGCTTCTCTGAGAAAAGTAGCAAAGCTGAACTTAATGCTTCCATCAAAAATTTAATTTCTAAAATCAAAGTCAGGTGGCAATCTGGCAGAAACAATTCAGGAGAACTAAACATAAAAGACGCAATACAGGCTGCGCTTCAATCATCCATGATGGATGTATTACTACCTGATCCATTGACTTTTGGGTTTAGGTGTGGCAATAATACTTCACAAGATTTTGCTGACCTTAATTTCAATGAAGAATCTGATATTCAGGGTACACGTAAAGGTTCAGTAAGAGCTCATGACACGACACCAGTAGAAGTGCTGGTACGCAATAATACCAAGGAAATGATTAGAGTCAGTCTTAGCATCACATGCAGAGATATAGCTGGGGAGAACTGCATCGAGGGTGATAAAGCGACAGTGCTGTGGGCAG GTGTTCTGAATGGTGTCACCATGGAGGTACCTCCACTGAAGGAATATAGACATTCGTTCTCCTTGTATTTCCTGGTTCCAGGTGAGTACACACTATTAGCTGCTGCTGTGATTGATGATGCTAATGAAATGCTCCGAGCCCGAGCAAGAGCTAATTCATGTGATGAGTCCATATTTTGTCGTGGGCCACCGTTCCATATCCGAGTGAATGGGACTATGTGA